Proteins from one Listeria weihenstephanensis genomic window:
- the gatC gene encoding Asp-tRNA(Asn)/Glu-tRNA(Gln) amidotransferase subunit GatC, producing MTTISKETVERVANLARLEVSDQEAENFATQLEKIIHMVEKLEELDTANVEPTSHAIEVSNVLREDVSMEGLPREEVLKNAPDKQDGMFKVPTIMED from the coding sequence TTGACAACTATTTCAAAAGAAACAGTAGAACGAGTTGCGAACTTGGCACGACTCGAAGTAAGTGACCAAGAAGCAGAAAACTTTGCGACACAATTGGAAAAAATCATTCATATGGTGGAGAAGCTAGAAGAATTAGATACGGCGAACGTGGAGCCAACATCGCACGCGATTGAAGTATCCAATGTGCTTCGTGAAGATGTATCGATGGAAGGCTTGCCACGCGAAGAAGTACTAAAAAATGCGCCAGATAAGCAAGACGGCATGTTTAAAGTACCAACGATTATGGAAGACTAA
- a CDS encoding YerC/YecD family TrpR-related protein: MQIEKLRGEGLDTFFKGILALENLEECYAFFDDVCTVNEIQSMSQRFQVAKMLHDGKTYNVIEAETGASTATISRVKRSLNYGNDMYEVVFDRMKDK; encoded by the coding sequence ATGCAAATAGAAAAATTGCGTGGTGAAGGTCTAGATACGTTTTTTAAAGGGATCTTAGCACTGGAGAATTTAGAAGAATGTTATGCTTTCTTCGATGATGTATGCACAGTAAATGAAATTCAATCTATGTCGCAGCGCTTTCAAGTAGCTAAAATGCTGCATGATGGCAAGACGTATAATGTTATTGAGGCTGAGACAGGTGCTAGTACAGCAACGATTTCTCGCGTAAAACGTTCCCTTAATTATGGAAATGATATGTATGAAGTAGTATTCGATCGAATGAAAGATAAATAA
- a CDS encoding heptaprenylglyceryl phosphate synthase: MRHLFKLDPAKKLPDGATERLVQSGTDGFIIGGSDGLLLEEVQELFRTFSSFGLPVFIEVSDEAMVFPGASEYLIPMVLNTTDVNWLLGAHHKIVKDYGDFIPWPYVLVEGYCILNPDAKAAQLAKANTDLSTEDVAAYASIAENMLKLPIFYVEYSGTFGDVKMLLAARAELVNTKLWYGGGIRTVEQAAQMGKIADVIIVGNILYEDFEQALETVSAVR; the protein is encoded by the coding sequence TTGAGACATTTATTTAAATTAGATCCCGCAAAAAAGCTTCCTGATGGGGCAACCGAGCGATTGGTTCAGTCTGGGACGGATGGTTTTATTATTGGTGGATCAGATGGGCTGCTTTTAGAAGAAGTACAGGAATTGTTTCGAACTTTTTCAAGTTTTGGGTTACCCGTTTTTATTGAAGTAAGTGATGAGGCGATGGTTTTTCCCGGAGCGAGTGAATATTTGATTCCAATGGTGTTAAATACGACAGATGTAAATTGGCTGTTGGGTGCGCATCACAAGATTGTGAAGGATTATGGTGACTTTATTCCGTGGCCATATGTCTTAGTAGAAGGATATTGTATTTTAAATCCGGATGCAAAAGCAGCGCAACTTGCGAAGGCAAATACAGATTTGTCGACGGAGGATGTGGCGGCATACGCTAGCATTGCGGAAAATATGTTGAAGTTGCCGATTTTTTATGTGGAATATAGCGGCACTTTTGGTGATGTTAAGATGCTTTTGGCCGCGCGTGCAGAGCTTGTTAACACGAAGCTTTGGTATGGTGGAGGTATTAGGACAGTAGAACAGGCAGCACAGATGGGGAAAATCGCGGATGTGATTATCGTAGGTAATATTTTATATGAAGATTTTGAGCAGGCGTTGGAAACGGTGAGTGCGGTACGATAA
- a CDS encoding CamS family sex pheromone protein, protein MKKLLVVSLSAALLLAGCAPSLNSDEQVVQKKDTKQAETGIMTKNQISADYYKTVLPYKASKSRGLVVSNINSRYDINELESGLMRVSQQNYSPDDYLFQEGQYLTTETLTKWLDRESATNKDGLNPKDNGKDGENRAPIYLAHILEQDYLKKTDKNTVGLGGISIALAMNSVDYYQKEKYGATYEQNISDSALLTQGKEMAATVLNRIRATKGLDSVPVTIAIYKQGKRDGVVPGNFIAMTSANGADLGKWKTIDEKSYVLPSADAKADHKTDNTSFEDFKADIEKYYPNYTGVVGRARYEDGEMADLNIDIPLQFYGEAEIIGFTQYVTDLLGKHLSTNAAIQVNITTTDGTAALITRKANDDTPTAHIFD, encoded by the coding sequence ATGAAAAAATTACTTGTAGTTTCCCTTAGCGCCGCACTTTTACTTGCAGGATGCGCCCCGAGCCTTAATTCGGATGAGCAGGTTGTACAGAAAAAAGATACGAAGCAAGCCGAAACTGGCATTATGACAAAAAATCAAATTTCAGCAGATTACTACAAAACCGTGTTACCGTATAAAGCGAGTAAATCACGTGGTTTAGTCGTATCAAACATCAACTCACGCTATGATATTAATGAGCTTGAATCAGGCCTGATGCGTGTTTCCCAACAAAATTATTCCCCTGATGATTATCTTTTTCAAGAAGGACAGTATTTGACGACAGAGACATTGACGAAGTGGCTCGACCGTGAAAGTGCGACAAATAAAGATGGATTGAACCCGAAGGATAATGGGAAAGATGGCGAAAACCGTGCGCCTATTTATTTAGCGCATATTTTAGAACAAGATTATTTAAAGAAAACGGATAAAAATACGGTTGGGCTTGGTGGAATCTCGATTGCCCTTGCGATGAACTCCGTCGATTATTATCAAAAAGAGAAGTATGGCGCGACGTATGAGCAAAATATTTCTGATAGTGCTTTATTAACACAAGGTAAAGAAATGGCTGCGACCGTTTTGAATCGAATTCGTGCTACAAAAGGATTGGATAGTGTTCCTGTAACGATTGCAATCTATAAACAAGGAAAGCGTGACGGCGTTGTTCCCGGTAATTTTATTGCGATGACCTCGGCGAACGGGGCAGACCTTGGCAAATGGAAAACAATCGATGAGAAAAGTTATGTATTACCTTCCGCTGATGCAAAAGCGGATCATAAAACAGACAATACATCGTTTGAAGACTTTAAAGCAGACATCGAGAAGTACTATCCTAACTATACAGGTGTCGTTGGACGTGCTCGTTATGAAGACGGCGAGATGGCAGATTTGAATATCGATATTCCGCTACAATTTTATGGAGAGGCTGAGATTATTGGTTTCACGCAGTATGTGACCGATTTGCTTGGAAAACATCTCTCGACAAATGCGGCGATTCAGGTTAATATTACTACAACCGATGGTACAGCGGCGCTAATCACGCGTAAAGCAAATGATGATACACCAACCGCGCACATTTTTGACTGA
- the ligA gene encoding NAD-dependent DNA ligase LigA: protein MAERERYEELTRELERLSYEYYVADNPTAPDSLYDQLLHELIGLEEKHPDWITPESPSQRVGGEVLAGFQKVAHETPMLSLGNAFNEEDLQDFDRRVREKVGDDVAYMCELKIDGLAVSLQYEDGTYKRGATRGDGTVGEDITSNLRTIRSIPMKLKEPFTIEVRGEAFMPKQSFQSLNEKREEDGLEVFANPRNAAAGSLRQLDTKIAASRNLDIFLYAVADFGEMGVATHSEGLAMLEKLGLKVNKERRLCQSLDEIFAYIEEWTEARAGLAYDIDGIVIKVDSLEQQQTLGFTAKSPRWSIAYKFKAEEVETKLLGIELGVGRTGVVTPTAILEAVRVAGTTVGRASLHNEDLIRDKDIRIGDTVMIKKAGDIIPEVIRVVEEARTGEQVPYHMPTHCPTCESELVRLEGEVALRCINPKCPAQLKEGLIHFVSRNAMNIDGLGEKVVVQLFEQELIADVADLFFLSGEKLVELERMGEKSVQNLLASIDKSRANSLEKLLFGLGIRHVGAKAAKVLAQYFETMDELRKAEKEALIEVPDIGEKMADSIVAYFENEEVHDLLAKLEKAGVNMVYTGPKLELMPEESLVFANQKVVLTGKLEHLKREEAKALIESLGGNVTGSVSKNTDVVVAGSDAGSKLAKAEELGIPVWSEQKLMEYLPDEGGQNE, encoded by the coding sequence ATGGCTGAAAGAGAACGTTATGAAGAATTGACGAGGGAACTTGAACGACTTAGTTATGAATACTATGTGGCGGATAATCCAACCGCACCAGATTCCCTCTACGATCAACTTTTGCATGAACTTATTGGACTGGAAGAAAAGCACCCCGATTGGATAACGCCTGAATCGCCTTCACAGCGCGTAGGTGGAGAGGTTTTGGCAGGTTTTCAAAAAGTAGCACATGAAACGCCGATGCTTAGTCTTGGAAATGCGTTTAATGAAGAGGATTTGCAGGATTTCGATCGTCGTGTCCGTGAAAAAGTAGGCGATGACGTAGCTTATATGTGCGAGTTGAAAATTGATGGTCTGGCGGTTTCACTACAGTATGAGGATGGAACGTATAAGCGCGGAGCAACGCGTGGTGATGGTACGGTTGGGGAAGATATCACGTCTAACTTACGAACCATCCGCTCGATTCCAATGAAGCTAAAAGAACCGTTTACGATTGAAGTTCGTGGCGAAGCGTTCATGCCAAAGCAGTCATTTCAAAGCTTGAATGAGAAACGAGAAGAAGATGGGTTAGAGGTCTTTGCGAATCCGCGGAATGCGGCGGCGGGATCTTTACGCCAGCTTGATACAAAAATTGCGGCTTCACGAAATCTTGATATTTTCTTATATGCTGTTGCTGATTTCGGTGAGATGGGTGTGGCGACACATAGTGAAGGTTTGGCGATGCTTGAGAAATTAGGCTTAAAAGTGAACAAAGAACGGCGTTTATGCCAATCTTTAGATGAAATTTTTGCATATATTGAGGAATGGACAGAGGCGCGTGCAGGACTTGCTTATGATATTGATGGTATCGTAATCAAAGTGGATAGCTTGGAGCAACAGCAAACGCTTGGTTTTACGGCTAAATCTCCACGTTGGTCGATCGCTTATAAATTTAAAGCCGAAGAAGTGGAAACAAAATTGCTTGGGATTGAACTCGGTGTTGGTCGAACGGGTGTCGTGACGCCGACTGCTATTTTAGAAGCCGTTCGTGTGGCTGGAACGACTGTCGGGCGAGCATCTTTGCACAATGAAGACTTAATTCGAGACAAGGATATCCGAATTGGCGATACCGTGATGATTAAAAAAGCGGGCGATATTATTCCCGAAGTAATTCGTGTCGTGGAAGAAGCGCGTACTGGCGAACAAGTTCCTTATCATATGCCGACACATTGTCCAACATGTGAGAGTGAACTCGTGCGTCTTGAAGGTGAGGTTGCTTTGCGGTGTATCAATCCAAAGTGCCCAGCTCAGCTAAAAGAAGGCTTGATTCACTTTGTTTCGCGAAATGCGATGAACATCGATGGCCTAGGCGAAAAAGTAGTCGTTCAACTTTTTGAACAAGAATTAATTGCCGATGTCGCAGATTTGTTTTTCCTTTCGGGCGAAAAACTGGTAGAATTAGAGAGAATGGGTGAGAAATCCGTTCAAAACTTGTTGGCATCGATTGATAAAAGCCGTGCTAATTCACTAGAAAAATTATTATTCGGCCTCGGTATTCGACATGTTGGAGCAAAAGCAGCGAAAGTTTTAGCGCAGTATTTTGAAACGATGGATGAACTCCGTAAAGCAGAAAAAGAAGCGTTGATCGAAGTACCAGACATCGGTGAAAAAATGGCAGATTCGATTGTTGCGTATTTTGAGAATGAAGAAGTACATGATTTGTTAGCGAAGTTAGAAAAAGCAGGCGTCAATATGGTTTATACAGGTCCTAAGTTGGAACTAATGCCAGAAGAGTCACTTGTTTTTGCGAATCAAAAAGTCGTTCTAACGGGGAAATTAGAGCATTTGAAACGCGAAGAAGCCAAAGCGTTAATTGAAAGTTTAGGCGGAAATGTAACGGGGAGCGTCAGTAAAAATACAGATGTTGTTGTGGCAGGCAGTGATGCTGGATCTAAACTGGCTAAAGCCGAGGAATTGGGCATACCAGTGTGGAGCGAGCAAAAATTAATGGAATATTTACCAGATGAAGGTGGTCAAAACGAATGA
- a CDS encoding sodium-dependent transporter has translation MKNNREQWSSKSGFILASAGSAIGIGAIWKLPYVASTAGGGAFFILFTILTFVIVLPILIGEYIIGRHSQSDAIHSYRILAPGTRWNWLGKLGVFGSILVLAFYGVVGGWILSYIVKAISGSVSHGDQAQLALQFDMATANTAIAIAGTAIFLLLVILVVSQGIRTGIEPMSKIMIPALFLLFIILIIRSLTLPNAIEGLQYFLRPDFSEINSKSIIIILGQAFFSLSVGISVMVTYGSYLDRKISIPAASTSVAVINMIISLFVGLAIFPAVFSFGVIPDAGPGILFVILPSIFNQLPFGTFFFIVFLILFFFAALTSSFSLLETATAPFIKKLGSRSIATWIVGGIVFLLAIPAALSLGIWNEISIFGMTIFGAFDYVASNIILPLGALFTAIFVGFRLPRQLLWDEFTASSRYGKKLFMTWLLLLKYVAPIAIILIFLSAIGLLPF, from the coding sequence ATGAAAAATAATAGAGAACAATGGAGCTCAAAATCGGGATTTATTCTTGCTTCTGCTGGTTCTGCCATCGGAATTGGCGCGATTTGGAAATTACCCTATGTCGCTTCAACAGCTGGTGGTGGCGCATTCTTTATTCTTTTTACTATCCTCACTTTTGTGATCGTACTACCTATTTTAATTGGGGAATATATCATCGGGCGACACTCACAAAGCGATGCGATTCATTCATACCGAATTCTGGCCCCTGGTACACGCTGGAATTGGCTCGGTAAGCTGGGCGTGTTTGGCTCGATTCTAGTCCTCGCTTTCTACGGAGTTGTCGGTGGCTGGATTTTAAGTTATATCGTGAAGGCTATTAGCGGTTCAGTAAGCCACGGCGATCAAGCACAACTTGCGCTTCAATTCGATATGGCAACGGCAAATACGGCTATCGCTATCGCTGGGACGGCTATTTTCCTTCTCCTTGTTATCCTCGTTGTATCGCAAGGGATTAGAACGGGAATTGAGCCTATGAGCAAAATCATGATACCTGCGTTATTCCTGCTGTTCATTATTCTAATTATTCGCTCGTTAACGTTGCCAAATGCCATAGAAGGACTTCAATACTTCTTGCGTCCTGACTTCTCAGAAATTAACAGTAAAAGTATAATCATTATTTTAGGGCAAGCCTTTTTCTCACTCAGCGTTGGGATTTCTGTGATGGTGACATACGGTTCTTACTTAGATCGAAAAATAAGCATTCCCGCTGCATCTACATCCGTTGCTGTCATAAATATGATTATTTCTCTGTTCGTTGGACTCGCTATTTTCCCTGCTGTCTTTTCGTTTGGTGTCATTCCCGACGCAGGACCTGGTATCCTTTTCGTGATATTGCCGTCGATCTTTAACCAATTACCGTTTGGCACATTCTTCTTTATTGTGTTCCTCATCCTTTTCTTTTTTGCAGCATTAACTTCCAGCTTTTCACTGCTTGAGACTGCTACTGCTCCATTTATAAAAAAATTAGGAAGCCGTTCCATAGCCACCTGGATCGTTGGTGGTATCGTATTCTTGCTAGCTATCCCAGCAGCGCTTAGCTTGGGAATTTGGAACGAAATAAGTATCTTTGGAATGACCATTTTCGGAGCATTTGATTACGTTGCATCTAATATCATTCTACCTCTAGGTGCTCTATTTACCGCTATTTTCGTTGGTTTCCGACTCCCTCGCCAACTACTATGGGATGAATTCACAGCAAGTAGTCGATATGGGAAAAAATTATTTATGACTTGGTTGCTATTACTAAAATATGTTGCTCCAATCGCGATTATCCTCATCTTTCTATCCGCTATTGGACTACTACCTTTCTAA
- the gatA gene encoding Asp-tRNA(Asn)/Glu-tRNA(Gln) amidotransferase subunit GatA: protein MGLFEHSVKDLHEKLVKKEIAPYDLVKESFDRIDAVEDKVKSFITLNRDKALDIAEELGDAGIDPNNMLAGLPIGIKDNIVTKNLRTTAASKILENFDPIYDATVMQKLKAAQTINIGKVNLDEFAMGSSTENSYFHTTANPWNLNKVPGGSSGGSASSVAAGEVLFSLGSDTGGSIRQPAAFCGVVGMKPTYGRVSRYGLVAFASSLDQIGPITRTVEDNAYLLEAISGVDPYDSTSIDQPVDNFAAHLTGDIKGLRIGVPKEYLGDGVEPGVKESVMKALKTLEDLGATWDEVSLPHSEYGVASYYILASSEASSNLARFDGVRYGYRSPNAHTLEELYKKSRAEGFGDEVKRRIMLGTFALSSGYYDAYYKKGQQARTLIKQDFANVFANYDVIIGPSAPTVAFDIGGLIHDPITMYLNDLLTIPINLAGLPAISVPCGFSEGMPVGLQVIGNYFDEKTIYRVAHAFEQATEFHKEKPSL, encoded by the coding sequence TTGGGATTATTTGAGCATTCAGTAAAAGACCTACATGAAAAGCTTGTAAAAAAAGAAATCGCGCCATACGATCTTGTCAAAGAATCATTTGACCGTATTGATGCTGTAGAAGATAAAGTGAAGTCATTTATTACATTGAATCGTGATAAGGCGCTAGATATCGCAGAAGAACTTGGCGATGCTGGGATCGATCCGAACAATATGTTAGCTGGCTTACCGATTGGTATTAAAGACAATATCGTAACGAAAAACTTAAGAACAACCGCTGCAAGTAAAATTTTGGAGAACTTTGATCCGATTTATGATGCGACAGTTATGCAAAAATTAAAAGCTGCTCAAACTATTAATATTGGAAAAGTAAATTTGGATGAATTCGCCATGGGTTCTTCGACAGAAAATTCATATTTCCACACGACGGCTAACCCTTGGAATTTAAATAAAGTACCTGGTGGATCTTCAGGTGGTAGTGCTTCAAGTGTTGCTGCAGGGGAAGTATTATTTTCACTAGGATCAGATACTGGTGGCTCGATTCGTCAACCAGCTGCATTTTGTGGTGTCGTTGGGATGAAACCTACATATGGCCGCGTTTCTCGTTATGGTTTAGTTGCTTTTGCGTCATCCCTTGATCAAATTGGACCGATCACGCGTACGGTTGAAGATAATGCTTATTTGCTTGAAGCAATTTCAGGCGTGGATCCGTATGATTCTACATCGATTGACCAACCTGTAGATAATTTTGCGGCGCATTTAACTGGTGATATCAAAGGACTTCGCATTGGTGTACCAAAAGAATATCTTGGTGATGGCGTAGAACCTGGCGTGAAAGAATCCGTGATGAAAGCATTGAAAACATTAGAAGACTTAGGCGCTACATGGGACGAGGTATCATTGCCTCACTCTGAATACGGCGTTGCGAGTTATTATATTTTAGCATCAAGTGAAGCATCTTCAAACCTTGCACGTTTCGACGGCGTACGTTACGGTTACCGTTCACCAAACGCGCATACACTTGAAGAGCTTTACAAAAAATCACGTGCAGAAGGATTTGGCGATGAAGTAAAACGTCGTATCATGCTCGGTACTTTTGCCTTGAGCTCAGGATATTACGATGCGTACTACAAAAAAGGTCAGCAAGCACGTACGCTGATTAAACAAGATTTTGCGAATGTGTTTGCGAACTATGATGTTATTATCGGCCCAAGTGCGCCAACTGTCGCGTTTGATATCGGCGGATTGATTCACGATCCAATCACGATGTATCTGAACGATTTGCTTACGATTCCGATTAACTTGGCTGGACTTCCAGCAATCTCGGTTCCTTGTGGATTTTCAGAAGGTATGCCAGTTGGTTTACAAGTGATTGGTAACTATTTTGACGAGAAGACGATTTACCGTGTCGCACACGCATTTGAACAAGCTACAGAATTCCATAAAGAAAAACCAAGTTTATAA
- the pcrA gene encoding DNA helicase PcrA: MQLNAEDLVKGLNPEQKKAVQATEGPLLIMAGAGSGKTRVLTHRIAYLMKERGVNPYNILAITFTNKAAREMKARVGNLLGPEAESIWISTFHSMCVRILRRDIERLGFNRNFTILDGGDQLSVVKGILKEKNVDTKKFEPRGILASISNAKNELTNAEEYKKEAFGFYDQMVADVYVEYEKKLKKNQSLDFDDLIMVTIQLFERVPEVLEYYQRKFQYIHVDEYQDTNHAQYILVKLLAARFRNLCVVGDSDQSIYGWRGADITNIMSFEKDYPNAQTILLEENYRSTKRILEAANRVIENNSNRKPKNLWTNNDEGKKIFYHKALTEKEEAAYVVAKIQEEVTASSRPLSDFAILYRTNAQSRVMEEFFMKSSMAYQMVGGTKFYDRKEIKDVLAYLRLISNNADDISLARIINVPKRGVGAGSMDKIANMAVAYDLTIFEVLDRIEMVGLSAKIAKQLVEFHDLINGFTQMQDYLSVTELVEEVLEKTGYRDMLKNERTIEAQARLENIDEFLSVTQNFEKESDDKTLVAFLEDLALVADIDKLDEDEDKSQGAVTLMTLHSAKGLEFPVVFLVGLEEGIFPHSRALLEEDEMEEERRLAYVGITRAEEELYITSAYSRMLYGRSTANKESRFIDEIPHDLLELAHENSLTEVPFAKSAMHSKSVVGYSSSGAEKEAWTVGDKASHKKWGVGTVVSVKGTGSNMELDIAFPSPTGVKRLLAEFAPVEKV; the protein is encoded by the coding sequence ATGCAATTAAATGCGGAAGATTTAGTAAAAGGATTGAATCCTGAACAGAAGAAGGCGGTTCAAGCAACAGAAGGACCCCTTTTAATTATGGCTGGGGCAGGTAGTGGTAAGACGCGGGTTTTGACGCATCGAATTGCTTATTTGATGAAAGAACGTGGCGTGAATCCCTATAATATTTTGGCGATTACGTTTACGAATAAAGCGGCGCGTGAGATGAAAGCGCGTGTAGGTAATTTACTTGGACCAGAAGCGGAATCTATTTGGATTTCAACGTTTCACTCGATGTGCGTGCGTATTTTGCGTCGTGATATTGAACGTCTTGGTTTTAACCGCAATTTCACGATTTTAGATGGTGGAGATCAGCTTTCTGTCGTGAAAGGTATTCTAAAAGAAAAGAATGTGGACACGAAGAAATTTGAACCGCGCGGCATTTTGGCGTCTATTAGTAATGCCAAGAATGAACTGACAAATGCGGAAGAGTACAAGAAGGAAGCGTTTGGTTTTTATGATCAGATGGTTGCGGATGTATACGTAGAATATGAGAAGAAACTGAAAAAGAATCAGTCGCTCGATTTTGATGATTTAATTATGGTGACGATTCAGCTATTTGAACGCGTTCCTGAGGTACTTGAATATTATCAACGGAAGTTCCAGTATATTCATGTAGATGAGTATCAAGATACCAATCATGCACAATATATTTTGGTGAAATTGCTTGCAGCGAGATTCCGTAATCTTTGCGTTGTTGGTGATTCCGATCAATCGATTTATGGCTGGCGTGGTGCGGATATTACGAATATTATGTCGTTTGAAAAGGATTATCCGAACGCGCAGACGATTCTTTTAGAAGAAAATTATCGTTCTACAAAGCGGATTTTAGAGGCAGCGAACCGGGTTATTGAGAATAATAGTAATCGTAAGCCGAAGAATTTGTGGACGAATAATGATGAAGGTAAGAAAATTTTCTATCACAAAGCATTGACGGAGAAGGAAGAAGCAGCTTATGTTGTGGCGAAGATTCAAGAAGAGGTTACAGCATCGAGTCGCCCACTTTCTGATTTTGCGATTCTGTATAGAACCAACGCACAATCTCGTGTTATGGAAGAATTTTTCATGAAATCGAGTATGGCGTACCAAATGGTTGGCGGTACGAAGTTCTACGATCGAAAAGAGATCAAGGATGTACTGGCCTATTTGCGCCTCATTTCGAACAATGCGGATGACATCAGTTTGGCACGTATTATTAATGTTCCAAAACGTGGTGTTGGTGCGGGTTCTATGGATAAAATTGCGAACATGGCGGTAGCGTATGACCTGACTATTTTTGAAGTGTTAGATCGGATTGAAATGGTTGGCTTATCTGCTAAAATTGCGAAACAGCTCGTAGAATTTCATGATTTGATTAATGGATTCACGCAAATGCAAGACTATTTATCTGTAACGGAGCTCGTGGAAGAGGTACTTGAAAAAACGGGATATCGTGACATGTTGAAAAACGAACGGACTATTGAAGCACAGGCACGTTTAGAGAATATTGACGAGTTCCTATCTGTGACGCAAAACTTTGAAAAAGAGAGCGACGATAAAACATTGGTTGCATTTTTGGAAGATTTAGCGCTTGTTGCAGATATTGATAAATTAGACGAGGATGAAGATAAATCACAAGGTGCCGTGACCCTGATGACATTACACTCAGCGAAAGGCCTCGAGTTCCCAGTTGTCTTTTTAGTGGGGCTAGAAGAAGGAATTTTCCCTCATAGTCGTGCTTTGCTTGAAGAAGACGAAATGGAAGAAGAACGCCGATTAGCTTATGTTGGGATTACGCGTGCAGAAGAGGAATTATACATTACGAGTGCGTATTCACGGATGCTTTACGGGCGATCTACAGCGAATAAAGAGTCGCGTTTTATTGATGAGATTCCGCATGATTTACTGGAATTAGCACATGAAAATAGCTTAACAGAAGTACCGTTTGCGAAGTCAGCAATGCACAGCAAATCGGTGGTTGGCTATAGTTCTTCTGGTGCGGAAAAAGAAGCGTGGACAGTTGGCGACAAAGCGAGTCACAAGAAGTGGGGCGTTGGAACGGTTGTCAGCGTGAAAGGAACTGGGAGCAACATGGAGCTTGATATTGCATTCCCAAGTCCAACTGGTGTCAAACGATTGCTGGCGGAATTCGCGCCTGTTGAAAAAGTATAA